One Microbacterium sp. No. 7 genomic window carries:
- a CDS encoding GntR family transcriptional regulator, with protein MASDTDSVPDRPAERAERAHRALRAAIIEGALEPDTRLGEEALATHFGVSRTLIRTVLARLVDDGLVDTGKGKSARVAHPTLDEAREAFAVRAALELGAIRALAAAWTPDADDALRAHVRAERQALEARNAKASARLGGEFHIALARATGNALLLRYVTAVVSRTALILTVYGRDIDQAASIDEHEQLIGLLAEGRVDDALALAERHLLTVEDDTLRRSSRRTNRDLASILTDFADLPDL; from the coding sequence GTGGCATCCGATACCGACTCCGTCCCGGATCGTCCTGCCGAGCGCGCCGAGCGCGCGCACCGCGCGCTGCGCGCGGCCATCATCGAGGGCGCGCTCGAGCCCGACACGCGCCTCGGCGAGGAGGCGCTGGCGACGCACTTCGGCGTGAGCCGCACGCTCATCCGCACGGTGCTCGCGCGACTGGTCGACGACGGCCTCGTCGACACCGGCAAGGGCAAGTCGGCGCGCGTCGCGCATCCCACGCTCGACGAGGCGCGCGAGGCGTTCGCCGTGCGGGCGGCGCTGGAGCTCGGCGCGATCCGCGCGCTCGCGGCCGCGTGGACGCCGGACGCCGACGACGCGCTGCGCGCGCACGTGCGCGCCGAGCGTCAGGCGCTCGAGGCGCGCAACGCCAAGGCCTCGGCGCGGCTGGGCGGCGAGTTCCACATCGCGCTCGCCCGCGCCACCGGCAACGCGCTGCTGCTGCGCTACGTCACGGCGGTCGTCTCACGCACGGCGCTCATCCTCACCGTCTACGGCCGCGACATCGACCAGGCCGCATCGATCGACGAGCACGAGCAGCTGATCGGGCTGCTCGCCGAGGGCCGCGTCGACGACGCCCTCGCCCTCGCCGAGCGGCACCTCCTCACCGTCGAGGACGACACGCTCCGCCGCTCCTCGCGGCGCACGAACCGCGACCTCGCCAGCATCCTCACCGACTTCGCCGACCTCCCGGACCTGTAG